Below is a window of Cheilinus undulatus linkage group 8, ASM1832078v1, whole genome shotgun sequence DNA.
GGGGTGCAGCAGCGACTGTCCGTGCAGGTGCCGCAGTAGCGAGGCTTGTAGGCCTGGACACTGGTGCAGTTCTTATAGGAAAGGTGGATGGCTTTTTCACTCCTCACCATCCTCTGACACTTGCTTCCTCTCTGCAGGGAGACAGTGAGAAATGCACTTAGTAAATGTGCAATTTATCCCATGGCAGAACAGTACCTATTATGTCCAACAAGCCCctttatcctcctgagacccgaGCCTTTATTTGGTtggcattttttatttctacaaatttttttgggatcagtaggacctgataagtataaaattaaacattttaatttcaacaagtcattaaaacaaaaatatcatcGTATGAGAGTagtggatttatttttactatttttacttcactatattttactttaaacatCTATTAGTTAGAATGGTGCAGAAAACTGCTGATTTCATTCCAAAATCTCTCTAAATGATATTTAACGCTAAAACAATAACCAAGTCCCGATGTCCTGAGACAAGTACTTTCTGTTTAGTGGTATGTAGCTTGTTACTATTTATCAAATTGATCACATTTGCACGCCAAATCAAACTACAAACTTTACCAAGCATTAATGAACAAGTTTCAATCATAAAATTGAAAGAGCTTTTGTACGTTAACCAGTTTTGTGTCACGGCTGTCTGTAAAACATTGTGGTGGAAATTGTGACCATTTTTAACATACTCTGATAATTGTAATGCAGTTTGTGGCCACAAGATGGCAGACAAAGTGTCCACAAATGAGGCTAACAGGTCTAAGTTAAGCAAAAATAAGCATAATAGTGCAAGgaaccaaaatgtaatgtcctcatggTTGTAGAAGGTTAAACGAAAGATTTAAATTCATATGAAACTAAAGCAAAAATGCAATTCATAAAGAACACTAAAGAACCCAAAAAGTACCTTTGGTGTAAGCTGAGTCAGCTGAGTCTGATCAAGCTGATCGTCACAAGGTCGGATCATACACAGTCGGCTCTGTTTCACCATTTCACACCGACTGTTCTTATTGGTGACCCTGGTGGACAACCCCATGCCGCAGGTTTGGGAGCAGGCGCCCCATTCTGTGGTTTGCTCAATACAGTTCAGACTGGAGTCCCAGTTGTCGAAGCTCACGCTTTCCTCCTGACGATAGGCTGAAAGAAACACATTACATCTTATTATGTTAGCATAAAATTCTACGCtacatttagattttaaagtGATTAAGCACTCATCTAAAAGATTTATGATAATTACacctaataaaaaataaagtatgctGATGGTAAGGAAATATATTCAATATTTTGCCTTCCATTTTACTTAGAAAAcaccttcaaagtaaaagtttcAGCCTGCTGCACAAGCTGTTGATAGGAAATGGCATTTAATGTTTTTCCCTTTGCATCTCAAGCAGATCActtgaaaataaagttttaaaaatctaatataGTAATATATGCTTTATAGGTTCTTACACAAGTTAACACAAGGAATAGTAGAACCTCattcaaaaatagatctttaatgtttgttttatttaaagtgttGGGATTATTGAGATTATGGGTTTCGGTTTATGTTTGCTGAATTATGAAGGAACTATGTAATAtaagtctttatttttgtctgtgtatgactatttcaaataaaaatgactgtcctaaaaaatagtaaaaggaactttgatttgatttaactGGTAGTAAAGTCATCACAGTACTGTTTCACATTAAAGCAAAAACTGTTTCCTCCCTCTGCATTTCTTCctgctctttctctttctccctcttttttctccctccatGGTTCTTTCTCCTGTCCACCAATCAGGTCAGACAAATGTACATAACCTTTCAACTCTGTGTCTCACACTGCTGTGGCACAACGTCAAAGAGAGATGAAAAGGATttcatgtgtgtgtctgtaaaTACGGTCCATCTCATCTCATCTACTCACCAGCCATTGCAAAGCCGCCCAGAGCACTGGCCTCAGCCTGGGGCTCACACACCCATTTCTCGCAGCACTCCCCCGGCACCTGCACCCTGCGTGGCATGGGGCAGTCTGGCCCTGGCAACATCACATCCACATTGCATCGTGGCACACAGGCGATCTGCCCATCTCGGCACATGCACTGGTACTTGCAGGAGGGGAAGAAGATCTGACCGTTTTGATAGATGGAACCATCCAGAACACACACGTTTCTCTCCTGAGCTGAAGGATGAAATagagaaaaattaataaaagtgtACAGACTCATGGTCCCGTAGCATTTTCCATATTCTTAGAAGGACTTGTACAGTGTCAGGACGTGTTTTCATCCACTTACCCACACAGATGCCTGTCCTTTTGTGGATGTCTGTGCTGTATTCACACTGCAGACCTTTACGTGTGTCACAGGGATTCATCTCAGAGCACACCTGCCCCTTCTGACGGGCACACACTAGGCAGCAGATGCAGTCATCCAGGATGAGGGGCACCCCAGGGGGACACATAGGGGGCTCCTTGGGGCACTGGCACCTCCGAGGACACACCTGGGACAGGGCCAGTGTGAACACCTTAGAGACAAAGAAAAGTAAaccacagtcatgttgaatgtTGGTAGTCACTCTTTATCTGAGCTGAAATCACTACtacacattaaaatataaatagatACTATGCACCATAGATATACTAGTATATAAGAAAAATGCTTGTGAACATTTTGTAGGATTATTTCCATTATCATCTAAAAGATAAGATTGCAAACAATGACTTCAGCAGTTATAACAGCATTTCTTGAATGAAGCGATACTGTTGTGAAAAAGGTAGCTAAGCTGCTTCATGTCTTAAAAATAATTCTAAAAATACTTGCAATGTTTCATTAAATCCAAAGTTGTATCAACACAATTTAGTCTTAGAATGGTGTTACTATGCAGGCTTGaccttttcttttatatttatttcccTGTACCAACATGAAAtgagtaaaactgcagttaaGATGTAGATATAGCTGTGTTTTCTAAGCCGTAATGTCAGGCACATACTGTTTGTCtcatgctttctattttttaaggtttatcaACAAGCATTTCTTCATTATCATTAGTCTCCTGTCTTTgagtcttgattttttttatttcaaagaaaaaatcagAGAGCTTccacaaataaatatttaggtTTCAAACATATAAAATCATGAAGTACATGGAGTATTGGGTTCATGAAATACTAAAAACACAGCATCATTCAATTATTTAATAATATATTATAGCAATGGCATTTGTTATCAGTGCAAATCCTACCTGTGCtgcaaagaagaggaaaaaagctcTCCCTGACATGTTTGTCATTCTCTCGATAAGTTGAGCAGAATCAAAAATATCTGCAGTCACAAAATTGTTATCTCTCAGAGCTGATTTGAGTTCTTGTGATCAGGATTAATCGTCCGTCCTCCCTGGCTGTGTCGAAGCAGAAGGTTGTGATCTCTTTGTCGTTGTAGctctgcactgaggagaggtgGACCTTATATAGAGGAGCTGTCCTACCGGCACCATGACGACAAACAGGAAGGAATGCTGGAGAGATCGTCCAGAGTGTTGGAGGAAGATGAGGGTCAAATTTTATTGTGAGATCCTGTCAAAGAGTGATCCATAGACACATAGAGAGAAATTTCAGgatttaacactgaaaaaagtcaATTGCTTTTTAGTTTACACATAGTCTTTCATAGTTGAATAATTATCAACATTATTGTCCATATTAGGGATTTCCTTTGTAGTTCAGGATATTTATAAGTAATCACATGAGGTCTGGAGGTTCCCTCTCTATGGTCCCATTGTCAGTGGGTGGTGACCCTTTGAAACCTTACTAGGAGGTCAAAATAGAAAGTCTTCATATTCCCTGTAGAGCAGTTACAGCTTCCTAAAATAGAGCCACAGTGGAAACTTTGGTTCATTAGCAGCTTGGATCAGTGGGGGGCTGTCATTCTGGTGGGAGCATCTGGTTAGGGTCATGTGTTTTGGTTTGAGGGAAAAAGGCTGACTGGACACCTTCAAGAATGAGAGTGTGGAACTTAAATGTGTTGGAAAGATTTGAATGTTAGTGAGCAATGTGCAAGATGAAGAATGACTTAAagttttgacttgtttttgtaAGTGTTCCCATGTTTCAAATAatctaaacattaaaaaatactttgattAAATAGGTACTTTAAGTTAACCAAAACGATACATATTTAAAGGATTTCTACCCatacaaaacaaatatttaagaCAAAATCAATTCTTACACAATGTAAAGTGTCCTGTCCTAGTAGACTTACCactttttaaatagtttttgtgTGATTTAGATATGTTTAAATAGCAATGTACAAATAATTACAGCTTCTTCTCCAAAAAATTTGGGGCactctgtaaaatgtaaaaaaaaaaaaagaacacctCCAGAAATAGTGATTTCAAATCcgataaacccatatttcattcttaattgaacataaacaacatatcagatgtttaaacaaagacaaggcTCTATGCATGTATCATTTCCACATTTGGCATTAGGCAGCTCCATAGAATCTAGAAAGacttggacaaagcctgtgtcaTGTCTGCTTACAACAGGACTTAAActgctcttgaagccaatccgtggtggcttccatattgaaatcgcggtctcaaccgaactttggatcaacctaacggcctgcccactaagcgggacttcctgtcagctagctagctagcattctggttgacagaaacgtagcttctgcctgtcaagctatcagTCAATCacatgagacgcaccaatcagtccacagtgaggtttttcctaaatataatctaaaccactgtggtacaaaaaaattcacccccctacagtgagaggacatgaagacattagctaatgagaccgTTTTGGTTTTTGAAACCAGgctttaaaccagtttatttctagtgtaaaaaccggctgtttaacaggtgtccagacgggacatccagtgttcctgcagccagcctcaagtggacactcgctatattgcaattttttgcacttccacattggcttcatttttcaggaccggagatTGCTGCTTGGgccaagagtaccttgatgcagactagatggccgacatacatccaatccataccggaagtctcaactggaagtccgtacgtctaaggttaggcttaggcatttaaacctgagtggttaggttcagggtaaggcagtggggaaggtgatatatttgagatccagcaccaagggttaggcttaggctcgaaaaagactgacaaacactggcagctgagtccaacacgaagaagaaacttccgcttgggacttccggcatggattggatgtatagcaaTGCCCATGTCAGCCATCTTGACTGCTGTTGGGTCCCCCTTGCTTGGGCAGCTCCCAGTCTTCTGGTTGGGAGATTGAACACAGAAGAGAATGGTGTATGATGGCAGATTCATTGTGGTTTAGGAGAGAAACAAGTGCAGTTTACCcactgtttgcatgagttacccaAGCTTTTCTGAAACATAATTTTAGCACATTTGGATGCCATTATGAtaaagagtaaacacaaacgACATtcgaaaaaaataaacaaaaaaaactgatgaataATCGCTGTGTAGGACAGTTTATTTTTGGAGAATGATGACAGCAGATTCTGTTTTGTCTTAGCGCGTATTGTTGGGCGGAAGTTGTCAAGCTGACTAATTTTCCACTGGAAATACGTCACTCTGCCTTGAATAGAGCTTATAGAATTAAAACACTAGTGTGGCTTCTTATGCTAATGTTAATACCTGTTAGTGAACACCTaacattttttcctgcaatttcTATTTATTGAATCAATTCTGTAAGCATATAAGAATACACATAGATGCTCtaataaaaaatttaatttgttaATATTTCATCAGAGCAAGCCATTTGGGCTGgaatgtaataaataaataaaacaccagCTAAAACAGTTAGCTATTAAGCTAGTTGAGGCGAGCTGCTGCTAGGACAGCATTAGCTTATGATTTAGCctcccaaaaacaaaacaactcaaCTGACTGAATTCACCATTTCaaagatagtttttttttatcataagaCATTTAATCTGTTACCTGTGATGTCATGCCAAGCCAGTTTATTCCAAGAATGCAGACCTACCAGGTACATCCAGGATTCTGTGAAAGTCTGACTGACAGCTCTGTGAATGCACACCTGGTTCAAGAAGAGAAGGCTAGTTTTCCTATCATACTTCTGTATATAGCCTACTAGATTGGCAGTATATCTACATGTCTGGCTCTGGGGTAAATGCTAGTGGTTCATGCTAAGTTCACAGATGAGAACAGCAGATGCCAGATGCAtattttaagccacatttgACAGCTGCAGACTGTCCCGGGCaatgaagataaaaaacaaaatcttttcCACTGTACTAAAATGCTGTCATCAAAATTAAAGATGCCTTATTTCTGATAACCCATGCTATTTGTGGCTATATCTGGCTGTCTGCTATTGATATTGAGTGAATAATAGATTTAATAATTggactaaaaagaaaaacttaaggTACTTCTTGTCAAACTTGCTGACACTATTACTTTATAACAGGTTGGCACagaatggcaaaatgggagaTCTTCCTTGAATGAGGTGGGAAATCTGCATACACACGTTTATGTTATCTGTGAAATAACTACTTAGCTTTTGAAGATGAAAAGCTATGGATTAATAAGAGGAAGCCATGCTGCTGGTCTAGATACTGTATATGGAAAAGGACAAGTGGTCAAACTGTCATTCAAAGATTAGTCAATGCTGTATATTTTCGACAGTCTGACTGCTAGTCTACTTGTCCCTTTGCCCAAAGGGGGTCTATGGCCCGTCATTTGTTGAAAACCTTGTATTATAATCACATTCATTTTTTCAATACTTCAATACAAAACAGGCCTTATCCTCCAGTGGTTCCAGTAGTAGGAAGTGTTTCAGTCCCAGTTTAAACTGTGGTTTGACATAATGTTTTCTAAGCAGAGACAGAtctcacaataaaagcctttaaCTACAGTCTGCTGTTGATCTGCTGCCTGTTGGTGTTGGACTCTGCTGCAGGACATCAAGCTGTCTGCCAGCTGGTGAGGCCACACATTGGACACGGCTTCTAAGAGGTCGGCATGATTCACTCAGAGTTTACATGGACGATCCAAAaccatttatgtttttgtaaatcttaGAGGAACATGTGGTCATCAAAAtgtgtggcaaaaaatgtggggGATTCATCTTCTTCCCCCTGACAGTATGGCATGGTTCTGTTCAAGCGGTACACATTAGTGGCacaaattagcaaaaaaaaacaaaaaaacaaaaaaacaaaaaaacaccccaTGTTTCAATTTATGTTTCAGAATATCTATACCTAACTACAATTTGCTTCCGGTGAAGAAATTTGGGGGCTTTTTGAAGAGCTCGGACATTGCTGTGAGGgccagggatttttttttttttttactaatcaAGATCTATCAAAATACATGTCTTAATCATTGAAAGTAATTCAAAACATATACATCATATTTAATGCATACCTATCTTGAGGACCCTGTAAGCATGAGTTATTGCCTGgctattttgaaggaaaaagcaCCAATTAAAGACTGCTATAGGTGTACAATAAAACCTTCCCTCAGGAGTTGTAGGAGTCCATGCCTTAAGCTCTAAAGACACCAAACCTGATACTTGCCCACATACACAATAtgggcaaaagtatttggccgcctgaccattacaccagcagagactgtaatgacattatgTTCTtatacatttactttaatatggagttgtcCCCCCTTTCGCAGTTATAACAGCCACCACTCTTCTTggcaggctttccacaagattttggagtgcttTTAGAAAAGGGCAGCCATCAAACTGCCACAAAGATGGAAGCATAACATGgttcaaaatgtctttgtatgctgaagcattaagattgcccatCACTGGAGTTAAGGTGCcgagcccaaaccctgaaaaacagccccatactacGTATATATCTCCTCCACCAAATTTCACAGTCGACTCAATGCAGCCAGACAAGTAATGTTCTCTCAGCATCTGCCAAatccagactcacccatctaaATACCAAAAAGAGAAGCTTGATTTggcactccacagaacatgttttcactgctccacagtccagtgtcagtgccttacaccactccatctgatgctttgaattggacttggtgatgtgaggcttgcatgcagctgctcggccatggaaacccatttatGAAGCTGCCGcctcacagtttttgtgcttatgttaatgccagtggaagttcagaactcttcagctatggaatcagcagagtatttgcgacttttatgcaccatttGCCTTAGCAGTTAATGACCCTGCACTGTTACTTTATGTAGTCTTCCActttatggctgagttgctgttgttcctgaatgctTCTACTTTCTAATTGTATTACTTACTAATAACCGTGGCATATCCAGCAGAGATTAATTTCACAAATCATCTTAttgtaaaggtggcatccataACAGTAACCCActtgagctcttcagaacaacccattttgtatcacaaacatttgcaaatggagactgcatggctaagtgcttgattttatacacctgtggtaacgGATCTGGGTGAAACACCTCAATCCAATAATTAACAGGtatgaccaaatacttttgtctatatagtgtattttattttaattttgtcacAAGCCAAAAGCACTGCATCTGAAATCCAGTCCCAGACAAGCCAAGTTGCAGTGTTCAAAGCAAATTTGGTAAACATGTCAAGACCTATTTTAGTCTAATCAcagaaaaagttttttctttgtcatgaAAAATACGTTGAATATTGTTTTATGTTGATGAAAGTGATAAAAAGTTCAGTTATGGTGAGCAGTCTGTGGTAGTTTATAGCAGCCAAAGTCTATtccagttgatttttttttctgacatcttTTCAAGTCtgtgtgtgaaataaatcaaagagTTTGAGCACAAGACATTGACATGCATTTGATCAGAGCTCCTCCAAAGGAAACACTGACAAGTAACTTGAATTATTCCACTGAGCTGTAGCAACCTTTCATTTTGTCCAAATATTGTTTGATTCAGATCATTAAACCTTTGGCTCCCAGTCTCAGGATGCATAACTCCACAGTGAAATATTATTGGCTCAAAGTACATGTGGTGAACACTGAGAGGAATTTTAATCACTGTTGATCAGTCTGCACTGTTGGACACAAAGAGGAAATGTCAGATTAATGGACCATTTGCATTTAAGGAAATCTTGGGTCATGGTATGGTTTATGTAGTGTTTAAAGATCCTGTTAAAAGTGTCCTGTCATCAACATAATGCATAATGTGGATGCAGGGAAAAAGTTCGTGTGAGGTAACAATTCATTTTCTATAACAGCCTCTATTTTCTCTCTTGACTGTCTCTCTAACCTATTTTCCCTCATGCACTCATCATCAGTTTACATTATATCCTCGACACATTCACACATGAACGTTGGAGGTTTACATTATTTCAATTTGCCCCCTAAGTCATCACCCAGTGGTGGGTTTGACAGCCTGGGAGGCCACCACGGGGTGATCTCTCTCTCAGGGTTTATTTGATGAACGCCACTATACATGAGCTGAGACACCAAGACAGGAGCAGATGGGTCTTACTGTGGGTGGCAATATGAAGCTTGCACTAATAAAATATGGACCATGGAGAAAATCTCTAATGCATTTCAGGCATCCTacagagaagcagcagcagtgaggGGCAGTTTTTTGTCTGAAAACATGAGGCTAAGAGAGAGGTATGgacttgaaaacattttatggtgtttttgtaCAATAATTAACATAGGCAAATAGCTTAGAACTAATCAATCAAACTTAAATCTTAAATCACTTATTCATGGCAAATGGCAAAGAAAGACTGCAGCAATTCAGCACAGATTCCTATTACTCGATGAATGGAGCTCAGCAGAAGTTCAAACATGAAGACAGTTTCTACTCACTCATTAGTCACCACTCGTTCATATCTCTCCCTCTCCAATCtattctctcttcctgctccgCTGATCGACTGATTATGGACATACACTCTTAAAAATAATAAGCTAATCAGAATTTGCCACAGCCTCAgtcatgcacctgtcatattaTAAATCTGTTGTACTCTCTTTTACAGTCACCCTCTCCTTTCTGTGTGgacactgcaaccctcctccaccccagccacctccattcagttcatcagcatctagtccagatccacATAGATATTCTTCTCATCTTATCCTGCAAACCACCTCATTGGTTTCCTGGTTGAGCtcctcagaagtctactcctcatctgatcctgcatacCTCATTAACACCACCACTAGTGTCTGGACTCCAAAGAGAGTATgtatcctattcctgctgtttgcctcactacccctttTGAATACATCAAGTTATCACAATGGATTCTCATCGCCAAAGACATTGCGCATTTCTCTTTTATTAGAATCTGTAAAGTAGACTATTGGTAAACTCATATTAAGTCTCTCATGATTGAACTGAATTTTACCACAGCAGAGTACAGCGGAGGCCCTTGGACAAAAGCCTGCAGGACGGCACAAGATTGTAGTAATGTGTCAGAGACAGATTCCTACCTACAGACATACACctttttatttacaagaaaatccATTTGATGCCTGATATGTACATCTAATTACAGAAATACACTTCAGGATATGATGGGCTTCTGTGTTGTATGTTGACATAATGTCACAGAGAACAAGTGCCAAACAATCCCCTGCATCAGATCACATTAACACTTTAGTTAGACACTCAGCTAAGCAGCTGCAATAGAGGCTGTCTCTATAACTTCACACTTAATTTGACATGTCAACAAAACATGGCATGTTAAAAACAGGAGGGCAAAAGTAGGCCAAGAAGTAGTCTGCCCTATCTTAATGCAGGTCAGGTCACTGATTGTTCTCTAGGGAAACACATAGTTATCCAACATCTCCAGTTTCAGTAACATCCACTCTCTCTGACAGGACACCCTATTTTGTCGGTCCATACTCATGGACAGACTGCATCTGTTCCACACTCATGTTTGTTTTAGCTGCTTCTTGGCTGAAAGTGAACACATGGCTGCCAGTTGAACAAGATttcatacaaaaacaaacaaaatatcaaGATTTATGACAATGTTTTTGCAAGTGTTATTTTTAGTATAGCACATAGAGAACTGAAAGCAGAACAAACACAAGAAGTTCTGACTGGAAGAATGAAAGTTAAGTATTTGATCCTTTAAGGAGGCTCGCATCGCAGCTGGGACTCTGATGTCTGGattatcagttatcagttaCTCCTTTTTAAATTGCACGACA
It encodes the following:
- the LOC121513197 gene encoding CCN family member 3-like: MTNMSGRAFFLFFAAQVFTLALSQVCPRRCQCPKEPPMCPPGVPLILDDCICCLVCARQKGQVCSEMNPCDTRKGLQCEYSTDIHKRTGICVAQERNVCVLDGSIYQNGQIFFPSCKYQCMCRDGQIACVPRCNVDVMLPGPDCPMPRRVQVPGECCEKWVCEPQAEASALGGFAMAAYRQEESVSFDNWDSSLNCIEQTTEWGACSQTCGMGLSTRVTNKNSRCEMVKQSRLCMIRPCDDQLDQTQLTQLTPKRGSKCQRMVRSEKAIHLSYKNCTSVQAYKPRYCGTCTDSRCCTPHRTKTVLVEFKCDGKTARRPVMAILTCACHSHCPRENAVWPPSELGYSGMRL